The following proteins are co-located in the Deinococcus metallilatus genome:
- a CDS encoding pyroglutamyl-peptidase I, giving the protein MPTLLLTGFEPFHTHPSNPSAQAAGALDGLTLGQARVVSALLPVEPHAAGDALRVLLERQQPDAVLLTGLAAGRPQVTVERVALNVMDFRIPDNAGQVYRDHPACADASAPAAYLSTLPLRAVVEAWRAAEIPGDISNTAGLYVCNFVLYRALHHLASAGRAHVPCGFLHVPANAEVALAVPEDRAPIPYLPQTEITRAVRVAAEVVACRL; this is encoded by the coding sequence ATGCCCACGCTGCTTCTGACCGGTTTCGAGCCGTTCCATACCCATCCCAGCAACCCCAGTGCCCAGGCCGCAGGGGCGCTGGACGGGCTGACGTTGGGCCAGGCGCGGGTGGTGTCGGCCCTGCTCCCGGTCGAACCGCACGCGGCGGGAGACGCTCTGCGTGTCCTGCTGGAGCGCCAGCAGCCGGACGCGGTCCTGCTCACCGGCCTCGCTGCGGGCCGCCCCCAGGTGACGGTGGAGCGGGTCGCCCTGAACGTAATGGACTTCCGCATCCCCGACAACGCCGGGCAGGTCTACCGCGACCACCCCGCGTGCGCGGACGCCTCGGCCCCCGCCGCCTACCTCAGCACGCTGCCCCTGCGCGCCGTCGTGGAGGCGTGGCGGGCGGCGGAGATTCCCGGCGACATCAGCAACACGGCGGGGCTCTACGTCTGCAACTTCGTGCTGTACCGCGCGCTGCATCACCTGGCCTCGGCAGGCCGCGCGCACGTCCCCTGCGGCTTCCTGCACGTCCCCGCCAATGCCGAGGTCGCCCTCGCGGTGCCGGAAGACCGCGCCCCCATTCCCTACCTGCCGCAGACGGAGATCACGCGGGCGGTACGGGTGGCGGCGGAGGTGGTGGCTTGTCGCTTGTAG
- a CDS encoding DNA-formamidopyrimidine glycosylase: protein MPELPEVETTRRKIEPLLAGRTILNINHDAPHRYRDTHLAHGRRVSGLSRRGKYLMLHLAAADAAEGDPHDLELIVHLGMTGGFRLEEGPHTRATLTTDAGTLYFNDPRRFGKMVVVPAGEYRTMPTLAAMGPEPLSDDFREEDFARLAAQAGAVKPWLLSQKPVSGVGNIYADESLWRARIHPAQTRLNAEEAGRLYHAIREVMAEAVEAGGSSLGDGQGNYCQHDGEAGAFQVRHNVYGRPGEPCARCGTDIRKIVLGQRGTHFCPECQQLRAEGTGRRAE, encoded by the coding sequence GTGCCGGAACTGCCCGAGGTCGAGACGACGCGCCGCAAGATCGAGCCGCTGCTCGCGGGGCGCACCATCCTGAACATCAACCACGACGCGCCGCACCGTTACCGGGACACCCACCTCGCGCACGGCCGCCGGGTCAGCGGCCTGTCGCGCCGGGGCAAGTACCTGATGCTGCACCTGGCCGCCGCCGACGCGGCCGAGGGCGACCCCCACGACCTCGAACTGATCGTGCATCTGGGTATGACGGGCGGTTTCCGGCTGGAGGAGGGACCGCACACCCGCGCGACCCTCACGACCGACGCGGGCACCCTCTACTTCAACGACCCGCGCCGCTTCGGCAAGATGGTGGTCGTGCCTGCGGGCGAATATCGCACCATGCCCACCCTCGCCGCGATGGGACCGGAGCCGCTCTCCGACGACTTCCGGGAGGAGGACTTCGCGCGGCTGGCCGCCCAGGCCGGGGCCGTCAAACCCTGGCTGCTCTCCCAGAAGCCGGTCAGTGGCGTGGGCAACATCTACGCCGACGAGAGCCTCTGGCGTGCCCGGATTCATCCCGCGCAGACCCGCCTGAACGCCGAGGAAGCGGGCCGCCTCTACCACGCCATCCGCGAGGTGATGGCCGAGGCGGTGGAGGCGGGCGGCAGTTCCCTCGGTGACGGCCAGGGCAACTACTGCCAGCACGACGGCGAGGCAGGCGCCTTCCAGGTCCGGCACAACGTCTATGGCCGCCCCGGTGAACCCTGCGCCCGCTGCGGCACGGACATCCGGAAAATTGTGCTGGGGCAGCGGGGGACGCATTTCTGCCCGGAGTGTCAGCAACTCCGCGCGGAAGGCACAGGGCGGAGGGCAGAATGA
- the pdxH gene encoding pyridoxamine 5'-phosphate oxidase: protein MPDLTALRLSYTRAELRRADLNPDPLRQFQGWLEEALGAGLREPYALSLATADAAGRPSVRTVLLRGADERGLTFYTNYESHKGHDLTENPQAEMLFFWAELERQVRAHGPTERVSEEESTAYFHARPRESQIAAHASDPQSAPIASREALEAKLAALHARYPEGTPVPKPDFWGGYRVRVQEWEFWQGRESRLHDRFRYTRAGEGWRIERLMP from the coding sequence ATGCCTGACCTCACCGCCCTCCGCCTCTCCTACACCCGCGCCGAGCTGCGCCGCGCCGACCTGAACCCCGACCCCCTCCGGCAGTTTCAGGGCTGGCTCGAAGAAGCCCTGGGGGCGGGCCTGCGCGAACCCTACGCGCTGAGCCTCGCCACCGCCGACGCTGCCGGGCGGCCCAGTGTCCGCACCGTCCTGTTGCGCGGCGCAGACGAGCGCGGCCTGACCTTCTACACCAACTACGAGAGCCACAAGGGCCACGACCTCACCGAGAATCCGCAGGCGGAGATGCTCTTCTTCTGGGCCGAACTGGAGCGCCAGGTGCGCGCGCATGGCCCCACCGAACGGGTGTCCGAGGAGGAAAGCACCGCCTACTTTCACGCCCGCCCCCGCGAGAGCCAGATCGCCGCGCACGCCAGCGACCCGCAGAGCGCGCCGATAGCGAGCCGTGAGGCGCTGGAAGCCAAACTTGCCGCCCTGCACGCCCGCTACCCCGAAGGCACGCCCGTCCCCAAACCCGACTTCTGGGGCGGCTACCGCGTCCGCGTGCAGGAGTGGGAGTTCTGGCAGGGCCGCGAAAGCCGCCTTCACGACCGCTTCCGATATACGCGGGCAGGGGAGGGGTGGCGGATCGAGCGGCTGATGCCGTAG
- a CDS encoding NfeD family protein, with protein sequence MDIYLLCLLVGGGLLVLSLLGGHHGELGLGGHGLDHAADTDHPDTGDLASWLSLRSLVSFAAFFGLAGVVGGAAGLSGLGRLVVALVTGLAVGGFTAFAFRLARSRGEVSAAAGRLAGRTGKVLVPPAPDRPGKVALTVAGQIEHLLARSDDPLHAGDAVIVIGVEAGVLDVKAWNGREL encoded by the coding sequence ATGGACATCTATCTGCTGTGCCTGCTCGTGGGCGGCGGTCTGCTGGTGCTGTCGCTGCTGGGCGGGCATCACGGCGAACTGGGCCTGGGGGGGCACGGCCTGGATCACGCCGCCGACACGGACCACCCCGATACGGGTGACCTCGCCTCCTGGCTCTCGCTGCGGTCGCTGGTGAGTTTCGCGGCCTTTTTCGGGCTGGCAGGTGTGGTGGGCGGCGCGGCGGGCCTGTCGGGGCTGGGGCGGCTGGTGGTCGCGCTGGTGACGGGGCTGGCGGTGGGAGGCTTTACCGCCTTCGCCTTCCGCCTGGCACGTTCGCGGGGTGAAGTGAGCGCGGCGGCGGGGCGGCTGGCGGGCCGCACGGGCAAGGTGCTGGTGCCGCCCGCCCCTGACCGGCCCGGCAAGGTGGCGCTGACGGTGGCCGGTCAGATCGAGCATCTTCTCGCGCGCAGCGACGACCCCCTGCATGCCGGGGACGCCGTGATCGTGATTGGTGTGGAGGCGGGCGTGCTGGACGTGAAGGCCTGGAACGGGCGGGAACTGTGA
- a CDS encoding flotillin family protein → MLTGTIITAALILLGIILVLVLIQNFLIVVPPNKVLVISGRSRRTDEGDTVGYRVIRGGRAFRIPVLEKVSWMDLTTIPLDLSIENAYSKGGIPLKIHAVANVKINAQEPQLSNAIERFLDVPRENVTTIVRDTLEGNLRGVVATLTPEEINEDRLRFAEALIEEAEHDMNNLGIKLDTLKIQNVSDVGGYLNAIGRRKAAEVLKEARIAEAERNAEATQAEAQAVQRSQVAQAISQQAIIEEQNKLEVRRTELGAIQLSRQNEAAVQSELAKVRATQNFEQEQAALEAALRQRRAEAQRQARIIEAQQNAEAAEVEAQAKQRATIAQTTAQQAILERENQLRVRKAELDAVAASRENEAKVTAEQARVVAEQQLEQERVILNQKRLEADVVAPARARREAELLAAQAAAAPIIEEGRAKAQAVSLMVEAFRQAGPEGERAYVLNMLPGIIEEFAKSVQGMQIDKLTVIDSGNGQATRSAMQTLPANIIGMVEQVENATGVNLLSLLQNTGKPRGNGASAVQPQPQTNLTKTDA, encoded by the coding sequence GTGTTGACCGGAACCATCATCACCGCGGCCCTGATTCTGCTGGGCATCATCCTCGTCCTCGTCCTGATTCAGAACTTCCTGATCGTGGTGCCGCCCAACAAGGTGCTGGTGATCTCGGGCCGCAGTCGCCGGACGGACGAGGGCGACACGGTGGGCTACCGCGTCATTCGCGGCGGGCGCGCCTTCCGCATTCCCGTGCTGGAAAAGGTGTCGTGGATGGACCTCACGACCATTCCGCTGGACCTCAGCATCGAGAATGCGTACTCCAAGGGCGGCATTCCCCTCAAGATTCACGCCGTCGCCAACGTGAAGATCAACGCGCAGGAACCGCAGCTCTCCAACGCCATCGAGCGTTTTCTGGACGTGCCGCGCGAGAACGTCACCACCATTGTCCGCGACACGCTGGAGGGCAATCTGCGCGGCGTGGTGGCGACCCTGACGCCGGAGGAGATCAACGAGGACCGCCTGCGCTTTGCGGAAGCCCTGATCGAGGAAGCCGAGCACGACATGAACAACCTCGGCATCAAGCTCGACACCCTCAAGATTCAGAACGTGTCCGACGTGGGCGGCTACCTCAACGCCATCGGGCGCCGCAAGGCCGCCGAGGTGCTCAAGGAAGCCCGCATCGCGGAGGCTGAGCGCAACGCCGAGGCGACGCAGGCCGAGGCGCAGGCGGTGCAGCGCAGCCAGGTCGCGCAGGCGATCAGCCAGCAGGCCATCATCGAGGAGCAGAACAAGCTGGAGGTCCGCCGCACCGAACTCGGCGCCATCCAGCTCTCGCGCCAGAACGAGGCCGCCGTCCAGTCCGAACTGGCCAAGGTGCGCGCGACCCAGAACTTCGAGCAGGAGCAGGCCGCGCTGGAAGCCGCCCTGCGCCAGCGCCGCGCCGAGGCCCAGCGCCAGGCCCGCATCATCGAGGCCCAGCAGAACGCCGAGGCCGCCGAGGTCGAGGCCCAGGCCAAGCAGCGCGCGACCATCGCCCAGACGACTGCCCAGCAGGCAATTCTGGAACGCGAGAACCAGCTCCGCGTCCGCAAGGCCGAACTCGACGCGGTGGCCGCCTCCCGCGAGAACGAGGCCAAAGTCACCGCCGAGCAGGCCCGCGTGGTGGCCGAGCAGCAACTGGAGCAGGAGCGCGTGATCCTCAACCAGAAACGCCTGGAAGCCGACGTGGTGGCCCCCGCCCGCGCCCGCCGCGAGGCCGAACTCCTCGCCGCCCAGGCCGCCGCCGCTCCCATCATCGAGGAAGGCCGCGCGAAGGCCCAGGCCGTCAGCCTGATGGTGGAAGCCTTCCGCCAGGCCGGACCGGAAGGCGAGCGCGCCTACGTGCTGAACATGCTCCCCGGCATCATCGAGGAGTTCGCCAAGAGCGTGCAGGGCATGCAGATCGACAAGCTGACGGTGATCGACTCAGGCAACGGGCAGGCGACCCGCAGCGCGATGCAGACCCTCCCCGCCAACATCATCGGCATGGTGGAACAGGTCGAGAACGCGACCGGCGTGAACCTGCTGAGCCTGCTCCAGAACACCGGCAAGCCCAGGGGGAACGGGGCGAGCGCGGTGCAGCCTCAGCCGCAGACCAACCTGACCAAGACCGACGCCTGA
- a CDS encoding organic hydroperoxide resistance protein has protein sequence MSNLYTAEATATGGRTGSVKTSDDRLDLNLSRPSEMGGDGGPGTNPEQLFAAGYAACFQGALGVVARREKIELPDDSTVTARVGLQKSGLAFALDVELEGRFPGLSREQAHALMHAAHQVCPYSVATRDNVAVRLKVAE, from the coding sequence GTGAGCAACCTCTATACCGCCGAGGCCACCGCCACCGGAGGCCGCACCGGCAGCGTCAAGACCAGTGACGACCGTCTCGACCTGAACCTCAGCCGTCCCAGCGAGATGGGGGGCGACGGCGGCCCCGGAACCAACCCCGAGCAACTGTTTGCCGCCGGATATGCCGCCTGCTTCCAGGGGGCACTCGGCGTGGTCGCCCGGCGCGAGAAGATCGAGCTGCCGGATGACAGCACCGTCACCGCCCGCGTGGGCCTGCAAAAGAGCGGCCTCGCCTTCGCGCTCGACGTGGAACTCGAAGGCCGGTTCCCCGGCCTGTCCCGCGAGCAGGCCCACGCGCTGATGCACGCGGCACATCAGGTCTGCCCCTACAGCGTCGCCACCCGCGACAACGTGGCCGTGCGGCTGAAAGTCGCCGAGTAA
- the mqnB gene encoding futalosine hydrolase — protein MNVLIVVATAGEAARLADLPARVEVSGVGPVAAALATQRALTRERFDLAVSAGIGGAYPGSGLNPGDLAVSSVIVQADLGARDGERFLDLAALGLSVLPDAAHPGIFPAWDGAARLASAVGAACGPTLTLSTVTGTAERAAELARRYPGALTEGMEGAGVAHAALLAGVPALEVRGVSNPVGPRDRSTWCIPEALAATRRGLEVLLAGL, from the coding sequence ATGAACGTCCTGATCGTTGTCGCCACGGCCGGGGAAGCGGCCCGGCTCGCGGACCTGCCCGCCCGCGTGGAGGTCAGCGGGGTCGGGCCAGTCGCGGCGGCCCTCGCCACGCAACGCGCCCTCACGCGGGAACGGTTCGACCTCGCCGTGAGCGCAGGCATCGGCGGGGCGTATCCCGGCAGCGGCCTGAACCCCGGCGACCTCGCCGTCTCCAGCGTGATCGTGCAGGCGGACCTGGGGGCGCGGGATGGGGAACGGTTCCTCGACCTCGCGGCGCTGGGCCTGTCGGTCCTGCCGGATGCGGCACACCCCGGGATTTTTCCTGCCTGGGACGGCGCGGCTCGCCTGGCTTCAGCAGTCGGTGCGGCCTGCGGCCCAACTCTCACGCTCAGCACCGTGACCGGCACGGCGGAACGCGCCGCCGAACTCGCCCGGCGTTATCCCGGCGCCCTGACCGAAGGGATGGAGGGCGCGGGGGTCGCCCACGCCGCACTGCTCGCGGGCGTCCCTGCCCTGGAGGTGCGCGGCGTGAGCAACCCGGTCGGCCCCCGTGACCGCAGCACCTGGTGCATTCCGGAGGCCCTGGCCGCCACACGGCGCGGGCTGGAGGTGCTGCTGGCGGGGCTTTAG
- a CDS encoding uracil-DNA glycosylase, whose amino-acid sequence MTTPSTPPQFRSAGSGRYVVPGWMNLVAGQPDAVEVQLDLNAADQGRAQACLLVDYWPNQTDLTLQSILPVRAFTGVPEGWCLFVPAQGRVLIRAIDPEPNPPVLASHWLELEPGTPVGTVVTVSVSFRAEAARSN is encoded by the coding sequence ATGACAACTCCCAGCACGCCCCCCCAGTTCAGGAGTGCGGGCAGTGGCCGCTACGTGGTGCCCGGCTGGATGAATCTGGTGGCGGGGCAACCGGACGCCGTCGAGGTCCAGCTCGATCTGAACGCCGCCGACCAGGGCCGCGCGCAGGCCTGCCTGCTGGTCGATTACTGGCCGAACCAGACGGATCTGACGCTGCAAAGCATCCTGCCGGTGCGCGCCTTTACGGGCGTGCCGGAAGGCTGGTGCCTGTTCGTGCCCGCCCAGGGTCGCGTGCTGATCCGCGCCATCGACCCCGAGCCCAACCCGCCCGTGCTGGCGAGCCACTGGCTGGAGCTGGAACCGGGCACACCGGTGGGGACGGTGGTGACGGTCAGCGTGAGTTTCCGGGCAGAGGCGGCGCGGAGCAATTAG
- the tdh gene encoding L-threonine 3-dehydrogenase produces the protein MKALSKQEAREGLWMIETEVPTPGPNDLLIRIKNSSICGTDVHIYKWDEWSQKTIPVPMVVGHEYVGVVAGMGSEVRGFEIGDRVSGEGHITCGHCRNCRAGRRHLCHNTLGVGVNRPGSFAEYLVLPAFNAFKIPDDIPDEIAAIFDPFGNAVHTALSFDLVGEDVLITGAGPIGVMAAAVARHVGARNVVVTDVNDYRLDLARKMGATRAVNVAREDLWEVAQRELGMTEGFDVGMEMSGSGAAFAQMVHVMNNGGKVAILGIPSGHVDIDWNDVIFKGLTLKGIYGREMFETWYKMTALIQSGLDLTPVLTHRFGIDEYQQGFDAMLSGQSGKVILDWEAGV, from the coding sequence ATGAAGGCCCTCAGCAAGCAGGAAGCCCGCGAGGGCCTCTGGATGATCGAAACCGAGGTGCCCACACCCGGCCCCAACGACCTGCTGATCCGTATCAAGAACAGCTCCATCTGCGGCACCGACGTGCACATCTACAAGTGGGACGAGTGGTCGCAGAAGACCATCCCCGTCCCGATGGTGGTCGGCCACGAATACGTCGGCGTCGTCGCGGGGATGGGCAGCGAGGTACGCGGCTTCGAGATCGGGGACCGGGTGAGCGGCGAGGGCCACATCACCTGCGGCCACTGCCGCAACTGCCGCGCGGGCCGCCGCCACCTCTGCCACAACACGCTGGGCGTGGGTGTGAACCGGCCCGGCTCCTTCGCGGAATATCTGGTGCTGCCCGCCTTCAACGCCTTCAAGATTCCGGACGACATCCCCGACGAGATCGCCGCGATTTTCGACCCGTTCGGGAACGCCGTGCATACCGCCCTCAGCTTCGATCTGGTGGGGGAGGACGTGCTGATTACCGGGGCCGGGCCCATCGGCGTGATGGCCGCTGCCGTCGCCCGGCACGTGGGCGCGCGCAACGTGGTCGTGACCGATGTGAACGACTACCGCCTGGACCTCGCCCGCAAGATGGGCGCGACCCGCGCCGTGAATGTCGCCCGCGAGGACCTCTGGGAAGTCGCGCAACGTGAACTGGGCATGACGGAAGGCTTCGACGTGGGCATGGAGATGAGCGGATCGGGCGCCGCTTTCGCGCAGATGGTCCATGTGATGAACAACGGCGGCAAGGTCGCCATCCTGGGCATCCCTTCTGGACATGTGGACATCGACTGGAACGACGTGATCTTCAAGGGCCTGACCCTCAAGGGTATCTATGGCCGCGAGATGTTCGAGACGTGGTACAAGATGACGGCCCTGATCCAGTCCGGCCTGGACCTCACGCCCGTGCTGACGCACCGCTTCGGCATCGACGAGTATCAGCAAGGCTTCGACGCGATGCTCAGCGGGCAGAGCGGCAAGGTGATTCTGGACTGGGAGGCGGGAGTCTAG
- the trpS gene encoding tryptophan--tRNA ligase produces the protein MTKPRILTGDRPTGPLHIGHYVGSLRNRVALQHDYDTYILIADVQALTDNFENPRKVRDNVLEVALDYLAVGLDPAETTFVIQSQVPEIAELTVFYLNLVTVSHLRQNPTVKTEIAQKGYGEAVPAGFFVYPVSQAADITAFGANLVPVGEDQLPMIEQTREIVRRFNHLYAPVLVEPQALVGEVARLPGLDGQAKMGKSLGNAIFLSDSADEVARKVRGMYTDPNHLRVEDPGQVEGNPVFAYLDAFDPDKARVQALKDHYRRGGLGDVKVKRHLLEVLEATLAPIRARRAEFARDRAGVEAVVREGTERGREVAAGTMRAVRAAMHLDYFSTPHIPQPTP, from the coding sequence ATGACCAAACCCCGCATCCTGACCGGCGACCGGCCCACCGGTCCCCTCCACATCGGCCACTATGTCGGCTCGCTGCGCAACCGCGTCGCCTTGCAGCACGACTACGACACCTACATCCTGATCGCGGACGTGCAGGCTCTCACCGACAACTTCGAGAACCCGCGCAAGGTGCGGGACAACGTGCTGGAGGTGGCGCTCGATTATCTGGCGGTCGGCCTGGACCCGGCAGAGACGACCTTCGTGATCCAGTCGCAGGTGCCGGAGATCGCGGAGCTGACGGTCTTTTACCTGAACCTCGTCACCGTGTCGCACCTGCGGCAGAATCCCACCGTCAAGACCGAGATCGCGCAGAAGGGGTACGGGGAGGCGGTGCCCGCCGGGTTCTTCGTGTATCCCGTCTCGCAGGCGGCGGACATCACGGCGTTTGGGGCGAACCTCGTGCCGGTCGGGGAAGACCAGCTCCCGATGATCGAGCAGACCCGCGAGATCGTGCGCCGCTTCAACCACCTCTACGCGCCGGTGCTGGTGGAACCGCAGGCCCTCGTCGGTGAAGTCGCCCGCCTGCCCGGCCTGGACGGCCAGGCCAAGATGGGCAAGTCGCTGGGCAACGCGATTTTCCTCTCCGACAGCGCCGACGAGGTGGCCCGCAAGGTGCGCGGCATGTACACCGATCCCAACCACCTGCGGGTGGAGGACCCCGGCCAGGTGGAGGGGAACCCCGTCTTCGCCTACCTGGACGCCTTCGACCCCGACAAGGCGCGTGTGCAGGCCCTCAAGGACCACTACCGCCGGGGCGGCCTGGGCGACGTGAAGGTCAAGCGGCATCTGCTGGAGGTGCTGGAAGCGACCCTGGCGCCCATCCGTGCCCGCCGCGCCGAGTTCGCGCGGGATAGGGCGGGCGTGGAAGCTGTCGTCCGTGAGGGCACCGAGCGGGGGCGCGAAGTGGCCGCCGGAACGATGCGGGCGGTGCGCGCGGCGATGCACCTGGATTACTTCTCCACCCCCCATATCCCCCAGCCCACACCCTAG
- the dnaJ gene encoding molecular chaperone DnaJ, which translates to MDYYELLEVSRTASADEIKTSYRKLALKFHPDRNKEPGAAEQFARINEAYAVLSDPEKRGHYDRFGSAPGAGMPGGDPFGGMGFDPMDIFEQLFGGLGGRGGRRGPARGDDIETEARVTLLQARAGDEIEVEVDRLTTCEHCHGSRTEPGGKPPKTCPTCGGLGAVRAQARTIFGVVETQQPCPTCRGEGQLIEDPCTVCKGRGRTLKAEKVKVKLPRGIDEGYRIRVAGMGNEGPGGNGDLYVHIEMEPHPDLRREQEHLIYTANIGFAKAVLGGQVTVPTLDGPQTVEVKAGTQHGDLHRLRGQGLPRLQGAGTGDLIVEYEIAVPKPGQLTPEAREALNAYARAVGDEVNEHREGFFDKVGKIFRGE; encoded by the coding sequence ATGGATTATTACGAACTGCTGGAAGTCTCGCGCACCGCGAGCGCCGACGAGATCAAAACGTCTTACCGCAAACTGGCCCTGAAGTTCCACCCCGACCGCAACAAGGAACCGGGCGCCGCCGAGCAATTCGCCAGGATCAACGAGGCCTACGCGGTGCTCTCGGACCCGGAAAAGCGCGGGCACTACGACCGCTTCGGCAGCGCGCCGGGGGCGGGGATGCCGGGCGGCGACCCCTTCGGCGGAATGGGCTTCGATCCGATGGACATCTTCGAGCAGCTCTTCGGCGGGCTGGGCGGGCGCGGGGGTCGCCGGGGTCCGGCCCGTGGCGACGACATCGAGACGGAAGCGCGCGTCACGCTGCTGCAAGCCCGCGCGGGCGACGAGATCGAGGTGGAGGTGGACCGGCTGACCACCTGCGAGCACTGCCACGGCAGCCGCACCGAGCCGGGGGGCAAGCCACCCAAGACCTGCCCCACCTGCGGCGGCCTCGGCGCCGTGCGCGCGCAGGCCCGCACGATCTTCGGCGTGGTGGAGACGCAGCAGCCCTGCCCCACCTGCCGGGGCGAGGGCCAGCTCATCGAGGACCCCTGCACCGTCTGCAAGGGCCGGGGCCGCACGCTGAAGGCCGAGAAGGTCAAGGTCAAGCTGCCGCGCGGCATCGACGAGGGGTACCGCATCCGCGTGGCGGGCATGGGCAACGAGGGGCCGGGCGGCAACGGCGACCTGTACGTCCATATCGAGATGGAACCCCATCCGGACCTGCGCCGAGAGCAGGAACACCTGATCTACACGGCGAATATCGGCTTCGCGAAGGCCGTGCTGGGCGGGCAGGTCACGGTGCCCACCCTCGACGGCCCGCAGACGGTGGAAGTCAAGGCGGGCACCCAGCACGGCGACCTGCACCGCCTGCGTGGTCAGGGGTTACCCCGCCTTCAGGGGGCCGGAACCGGCGACCTGATCGTGGAGTACGAGATCGCGGTGCCGAAGCCCGGCCAACTGACCCCCGAGGCCCGCGAGGCCCTGAACGCCTACGCCCGCGCCGTCGGGGACGAGGTGAACGAACACCGCGAGGGCTTTTTCGACAAGGTCGGGAAGATTTTCCGGGGCGAGTGA
- a CDS encoding ribose-phosphate diphosphokinase, with amino-acid sequence MTVSEPAVSEFALAERLAQSRRRPLLVFSGQSNRPLAQAICDNLGIPLGASKTEKFTNDNIIVHYEQSLREGDVFIVQSFSTPVSDAIMELLLMIDAAKSASAGRVTAVIPYYSYARSDKKDSPRISIAGRMVADIIQAAGADRVLTMTLHSPQVHGFFKVPVDHLSADRVLSAHFKKCVPNAQEGVVLAPDAGSIKRASQIARRLDCGLAMIDKERLSDTEVRPRALIGDVEGKTVFIVDDEISTAGSLVETVNIARSMGAKDVYVAVTHGVYTGPAIERIAALDVTQVASTNTVYVSEEKIKASNGKLAVLDVSPLFANAIANIHTGESVSTLFE; translated from the coding sequence GTGACCGTGTCCGAACCCGCCGTGTCCGAATTCGCCCTGGCCGAGCGTCTGGCCCAGAGCCGCCGCCGACCGCTGCTCGTGTTTTCCGGGCAGAGCAACCGCCCGCTGGCGCAGGCCATCTGCGACAATCTGGGCATCCCGCTGGGGGCCAGCAAGACCGAGAAGTTCACGAACGACAACATCATCGTGCATTACGAGCAGTCGCTGCGTGAGGGGGACGTGTTTATCGTGCAGTCGTTCAGCACGCCGGTCAGCGACGCGATCATGGAACTGCTGCTGATGATCGATGCCGCCAAGAGCGCCTCGGCGGGCCGCGTCACGGCCGTCATCCCCTACTACTCCTACGCCCGCAGCGACAAAAAGGACAGCCCCCGCATCTCCATCGCGGGGCGGATGGTCGCGGACATCATCCAGGCGGCGGGGGCGGACCGCGTGCTGACCATGACGCTGCACTCGCCGCAGGTTCACGGCTTTTTCAAGGTGCCGGTCGATCACCTCTCCGCCGACCGCGTGTTGAGTGCCCACTTCAAGAAGTGCGTGCCCAACGCGCAGGAGGGCGTGGTGCTGGCGCCCGACGCGGGCAGCATCAAGCGGGCCAGCCAGATCGCCCGCCGCCTCGACTGCGGCCTCGCCATGATCGACAAGGAGCGCTTATCGGACACCGAGGTCCGCCCCCGCGCCCTGATCGGTGACGTGGAAGGCAAGACGGTCTTTATCGTGGACGACGAGATCAGCACCGCCGGGAGCCTGGTCGAAACCGTGAACATCGCCCGCAGCATGGGCGCCAAGGACGTGTACGTGGCGGTCACGCACGGCGTCTACACCGGCCCCGCCATCGAGCGCATCGCGGCGCTGGACGTGACCCAGGTCGCCAGTACCAACACGGTCTATGTCTCCGAGGAGAAGATCAAAGCCTCGAACGGCAAGCTGGCCGTGCTGGACGTGTCGCCGCTCTTCGCCAACGCCATCGCCAACATCCACACCGGGGAGAGTGTCAGCACGCTGTTCGAGTGA